A genomic segment from Rhabdothermincola sediminis encodes:
- the dnaG gene encoding DNA primase, with protein MAIVDEDIARVRQASDIVAVIGEHVSLRRVGMRWQGLCPFHAEKTPSFSVNQAEGLYYCFGCQARGDVITFVREVEHLDFVAAVEKLAGRAGISLRYTDEGESEGRRRKAALLDAVAKAVDWYHERLLRAPDAAKARGYLRSRGLDGDDVRRFRLGWAPDGWDELARALRLPDEVFVESGLGFLNRRNRQTDAFRGRVLFPIFDPQGRPVGFGGRILPGGEGPKYKNSPESAVYAKSKVLYGLHWVKSEIVAADEAIVCEGYTDVIGFAKAGLPRAVATCGTALTEDHVRLLRSFARRVVLAFDADAAGQSAADRFYAWERAHDLDVAVAALPAGVDPAELAMSDPAALRSAVETAVPFLGFRVNRALAAGDLSTAEGRARAAEAAMAVIAEHPNELVRDQYVMEVASRCRVDPERLRAGLGAPRRGKVVRVAGSHTTSPVWREGPELEALRLLIQHPDGMAPWLHESLFGDDLTLAAYRALRDAGSVREALEHTDPGAAELLQRLAVEESEAEVHDVAARLVEASSARALVDLQARARAAVDEEAFAALSREIAWLKLRIEELREAPSRVEAAEQLLAWLTDQPEEHE; from the coding sequence GTGGCGATCGTCGACGAGGACATCGCCAGGGTTCGTCAAGCGTCCGACATCGTGGCGGTGATCGGCGAGCACGTCTCGCTCCGCCGGGTGGGGATGCGCTGGCAGGGCCTGTGCCCCTTCCATGCCGAGAAGACGCCGTCGTTCTCGGTCAACCAGGCCGAGGGCCTCTACTACTGCTTCGGCTGCCAGGCCCGTGGGGATGTCATCACCTTCGTCCGGGAGGTCGAGCACCTCGATTTCGTGGCCGCGGTGGAGAAGCTCGCCGGGCGGGCCGGGATCAGCCTGCGCTACACCGACGAGGGTGAGAGCGAAGGTCGTCGCCGCAAGGCGGCCCTGCTCGATGCGGTGGCGAAGGCGGTCGACTGGTACCACGAGCGCCTGTTACGAGCGCCTGACGCGGCGAAGGCCCGTGGGTACCTGCGCTCACGGGGGCTCGACGGCGACGATGTGCGCCGGTTCCGCCTCGGTTGGGCCCCGGACGGCTGGGACGAGCTGGCCAGGGCCCTTCGCCTGCCCGACGAGGTGTTCGTGGAGTCGGGGTTGGGGTTCCTCAACCGCCGCAACCGGCAGACCGACGCGTTCCGCGGCCGGGTCCTCTTCCCGATCTTCGATCCGCAGGGCCGCCCGGTGGGCTTCGGCGGCCGGATCCTGCCCGGGGGCGAGGGCCCCAAGTACAAGAACTCGCCCGAGAGCGCGGTGTACGCCAAGAGCAAGGTGCTCTACGGGCTGCACTGGGTGAAGTCGGAGATCGTGGCTGCCGATGAAGCCATCGTGTGCGAGGGCTACACCGACGTGATCGGCTTCGCCAAGGCGGGCCTGCCGCGGGCCGTGGCCACCTGCGGAACCGCCCTCACCGAGGACCACGTACGCCTCCTGCGCAGCTTCGCTCGCCGGGTGGTGCTGGCCTTCGACGCGGACGCCGCGGGCCAGAGCGCCGCCGACCGGTTCTACGCCTGGGAACGCGCTCACGATCTCGACGTGGCGGTGGCGGCCCTGCCGGCAGGGGTCGACCCGGCCGAGTTGGCGATGTCCGATCCCGCCGCGCTGCGATCGGCAGTGGAGACGGCGGTGCCGTTCCTCGGGTTCCGGGTGAACCGGGCGCTCGCCGCTGGTGACCTGTCGACCGCGGAGGGCCGGGCGAGGGCCGCGGAGGCGGCCATGGCCGTGATCGCGGAGCACCCCAACGAGCTGGTGCGTGATCAGTACGTCATGGAGGTCGCCTCCCGCTGCCGGGTCGACCCCGAGCGGCTGCGAGCCGGCTTGGGCGCTCCCCGGCGGGGCAAGGTGGTGCGGGTGGCGGGGTCGCACACCACCTCCCCGGTGTGGCGCGAGGGTCCCGAGCTGGAGGCGCTGCGGCTGCTGATCCAGCACCCCGACGGCATGGCCCCGTGGCTGCACGAGTCGTTGTTTGGCGATGACCTGACCCTCGCCGCCTACCGCGCGCTGCGCGACGCGGGCTCGGTGCGGGAGGCACTGGAGCACACCGACCCCGGCGCGGCCGAGCTGCTGCAGCGGCTGGCGGTCGAGGAGTCCGAGGCCGAGGTGCACGACGTGGCGGCCAGGCTGGTCGAAGCCTCGTCGGCGCGGGCACTCGTCGACCTGCAGGCCCGGGCCCGAGCCGCGGTCGACGAAGAAGCGTTCGCGGCGCTCTCCCGGGAGATCGCGTGGCTCAAGTTGCGGATCGAGGAGCTCCGTGAGGCGCCCAGCAGGGTCGAGGCCGCGGAGCAGTTGCTAGCCTGGCTCACAGATCAGCCCGAGGAGCACGAATGA
- the rpoD gene encoding RNA polymerase sigma factor RpoD — protein sequence MSESGSTLSALAGATGEDVQRLLDRGRRQGTLTQHDVVDALPHVELTADAIERVRSLLQDAGIGFEEPELQTVIVEDPDDHFDDEDGDPALRHRSRLRAVASRDALRMGPSAGGSSDPVRMYLKEIGRVPLLSAAEEVTLAKCIEAGMKAAERLADLEASGELDSLDPAELRRLNRLVQRGERAKSELTQANLRLVVSIAKRYVGRGMLILDLIQEGNLGLMRAVEKFDYTKGFKFSTYATWWIRQAITRAIADQARTIRIPVHMVESINKVHRVQRQMIQELEREPTIEELAEKVDMTPARVREIMRISQDPLSLDSPVGEEDDSNLADFIEDQQAEAPAEMAAKMMLNSAVEEALQELNEREKAVVRMRFGLDDGQARTLEEVGREFGVTRERIRQIESKTLAKLRHPHRSQKLRDYLDGE from the coding sequence ATGAGCGAAAGCGGTTCGACGCTCTCTGCTCTGGCGGGGGCAACGGGCGAGGACGTCCAGCGGCTCCTCGACCGGGGCCGTCGCCAGGGGACCTTGACCCAGCACGACGTGGTCGACGCCCTCCCACACGTCGAGCTCACGGCCGATGCCATCGAGCGTGTGCGGTCACTGCTGCAGGACGCGGGCATCGGGTTCGAGGAGCCCGAGCTGCAGACGGTGATCGTCGAGGACCCCGACGACCACTTCGACGACGAGGACGGCGATCCCGCGCTCCGCCATCGTTCCCGTCTGCGGGCGGTCGCGTCGCGCGACGCACTGCGCATGGGGCCCTCCGCGGGCGGGTCGTCCGATCCGGTGCGGATGTACCTGAAGGAGATCGGGCGGGTGCCCCTGCTGTCGGCGGCCGAGGAGGTCACGCTGGCCAAGTGCATCGAGGCGGGCATGAAGGCGGCCGAGCGGCTGGCCGATCTGGAGGCCAGCGGCGAGCTGGACTCGCTCGATCCCGCGGAGCTGCGCCGCTTGAACCGGCTGGTGCAGCGAGGGGAGCGGGCCAAGTCCGAGCTCACACAGGCCAACCTGCGGCTGGTGGTGTCCATCGCCAAGCGCTACGTGGGCCGGGGCATGTTGATCCTCGACCTGATCCAGGAGGGCAACCTCGGGCTGATGCGGGCGGTGGAGAAGTTCGACTACACGAAGGGCTTCAAGTTCTCCACGTACGCCACGTGGTGGATCCGCCAAGCGATCACCCGGGCGATCGCGGACCAGGCCCGCACCATCCGCATACCGGTGCACATGGTGGAGTCGATCAACAAGGTCCACCGGGTGCAGCGGCAGATGATCCAGGAGCTGGAGCGGGAGCCGACGATCGAGGAGCTCGCGGAGAAGGTCGACATGACCCCGGCGCGGGTCCGGGAGATCATGCGCATCTCCCAGGATCCGCTCTCGCTCGACTCCCCGGTTGGGGAGGAGGACGACTCCAACCTGGCCGACTTCATCGAGGACCAGCAGGCCGAGGCCCCCGCCGAGATGGCGGCGAAGATGATGCTCAACTCCGCGGTGGAGGAGGCCTTGCAGGAGCTCAACGAGCGCGAGAAGGCCGTGGTCCGCATGCGTTTCGGCCTCGACGACGGCCAGGCCCGGACCCTCGAGGAGGTGGGGCGCGAGTTCGGTGTCACCCGCGAGCGCATCCGCCAGATCGAGTCGAAGACCCTCGCCAAGCTCCGCCACCCCCACCGCAGCCAGAAGCTGCGCGACTACCTCGACGGCGAGTAG
- a CDS encoding amidohydrolase family protein, protein MSVIDCDQHLFETPDLWRRYSTTRDASLALSLDTDRLGHTWLTWQGGRIAPAFHQIPGDTESIGRQMTRIRRGEPAEISYDEATPAEYTDPAARLAHLDRQEVDAAWLFPNYGLLWERALRSDLHATKLNMEAWNRWAVEVAQQGRGRLLPVAHLTLRDPAWLDEQLATLAAAGIRTAMVAPALVGGRRLSHPDLDPVWAAFEHHGVSPLFHVSDVERPFADAWVDDDPDPGNPVLGSVFLSLAPALALADLAVHGVFERHPGLRIGVIELSAIWVPMFLLTLDGGFDFHARFNGAPLTELPLRPSEYIRRQVRVAAFSYERPDRLIERAGELFMFCSDYPHSEGTDTALDDYRRACPGAADPVTSPALFGGNAAWLTGA, encoded by the coding sequence GTGAGCGTGATCGACTGTGATCAGCACCTCTTCGAGACACCCGACCTGTGGCGCCGGTACTCCACCACCCGAGACGCGTCCCTGGCCCTCTCGCTCGACACCGATCGGCTCGGGCACACCTGGCTCACCTGGCAGGGCGGTCGCATCGCCCCGGCGTTCCACCAGATCCCCGGCGACACCGAGTCGATCGGGCGCCAGATGACCCGCATCCGCCGCGGCGAGCCGGCCGAGATCTCCTACGACGAGGCCACCCCAGCCGAGTACACCGACCCCGCCGCCCGCCTGGCCCATCTCGACCGCCAGGAGGTCGACGCGGCCTGGCTGTTCCCCAACTACGGCCTGCTGTGGGAGCGCGCCCTGCGCTCCGACCTGCACGCCACGAAGCTCAACATGGAAGCGTGGAACCGCTGGGCCGTCGAGGTGGCCCAGCAGGGCCGGGGCCGGCTCCTGCCTGTCGCTCATCTCACCCTGCGGGACCCCGCCTGGCTCGACGAGCAGCTCGCGACGCTCGCCGCGGCCGGGATCCGTACCGCCATGGTGGCCCCTGCCCTGGTCGGTGGCCGCCGGCTCTCACACCCCGACCTCGACCCGGTGTGGGCCGCGTTCGAACATCACGGGGTGAGCCCGCTGTTCCACGTCAGCGACGTCGAGCGCCCGTTCGCCGACGCCTGGGTGGATGACGACCCGGACCCCGGCAACCCCGTGCTCGGCTCGGTGTTCTTGAGCCTCGCGCCCGCCCTGGCCCTCGCCGACCTGGCGGTGCACGGGGTGTTCGAGCGCCACCCCGGCCTGCGCATCGGGGTGATCGAGCTGTCGGCCATCTGGGTGCCGATGTTCCTGCTCACCCTCGACGGTGGCTTCGACTTCCACGCCCGGTTCAACGGGGCGCCGCTCACCGAGCTGCCCCTCCGGCCCAGCGAGTACATCCGCCGACAGGTCCGCGTCGCTGCCTTTTCCTACGAGCGTCCCGACCGGCTCATCGAGCGCGCCGGCGAGCTGTTCATGTTCTGCAGCGACTACCCGCACTCAGAGGGCACCGACACCGCTCTGGACGACTATCGGCGGGCATGCCCCGGGGCGGCCGACCCCGTGACCAGCCCCGCGCTGTTCGGCGGCAACGCGGCCTGGCTCACCGGGGCCTGA
- a CDS encoding thiol-disulfide oxidoreductase DCC family protein, with amino-acid sequence MSVRRSSAWRRGSVLQASPRREVQRSRHAGWVGPTLVFDGDCRFCTSSARWLQRRLPDEVSVVPWQRADLEALGVTADEARAAVQWVGPAGRASGAAAVGRALEAAGGVWRLFGRLCRTPATAWVAGVVYRVVARNRHRLPGGTPACRLDGASGGDRGGRP; translated from the coding sequence GTGAGCGTACGCCGATCGTCGGCGTGGCGCCGGGGCTCGGTCCTCCAGGCGTCGCCGCGACGGGAGGTGCAGCGCAGCCGGCATGCTGGATGGGTGGGGCCTACGCTGGTGTTCGACGGTGATTGCCGCTTCTGCACCTCGAGCGCACGCTGGCTGCAGCGGCGGCTCCCGGACGAGGTGTCGGTGGTTCCGTGGCAGCGCGCCGATCTGGAGGCGCTGGGAGTGACCGCCGATGAGGCCCGGGCCGCGGTGCAGTGGGTCGGTCCGGCGGGCCGGGCGAGTGGCGCGGCCGCGGTGGGCCGGGCGCTGGAGGCCGCCGGTGGGGTCTGGCGGCTATTCGGTCGGCTGTGTCGCACGCCGGCCACGGCCTGGGTGGCCGGGGTGGTCTACCGGGTGGTGGCCCGCAACCGCCACCGGTTGCCGGGTGGCACTCCCGCCTGCCGGCTCGACGGGGCCAGCGGTGGGGACCGGGGCGGGCGGCCCTGA
- a CDS encoding bifunctional aminoglycoside phosphotransferase/ATP-binding protein, with product MSAHAELTETHISVLVLLGDRAYKLKKPVRLDFLDYSTREQREAACHREVELNRRIAPDAYLGVADVTGPDAQPCDHLVVMARMPAERRLARLVRDRSSELPAELEAVAAAVARFHERAARGPEIDAAATPEAIRGLWDRNLSELSDAASGILDELAVARAGELGDAFIAGRAALFHERIDAGQVCDGHGDLQADDIFCLPEGPQILDCIDFDDTLRYGDVALDVAFLAMDLERLGAPADAQAFLRAYEQQAATELPRPLLHLYIAHRALVRAKIHCLRAREGLDDTSAAQAAMLVELATRHLERATVRLILVGGLPGTGKTTVAEALGRELEAQVISSDAIRKTGAGIPPGEHREEPFEAGLYAPSITDATYQRLVELARRELERGRSVVLDASWRSGAHRALARAAARDTTSKLHELHCTSPTEVAAARITTRLAAGSGVSDATPAIAHRMAEVFDDWPEADHLDTSAPLEVTLRSAIDLLG from the coding sequence ATGAGCGCGCACGCCGAGCTGACGGAGACCCACATCTCGGTGCTCGTCCTGCTCGGTGATCGCGCCTACAAGCTCAAGAAGCCCGTCCGCCTCGACTTCCTCGACTATTCCACCCGCGAGCAGCGCGAGGCCGCTTGCCACCGGGAGGTCGAGCTCAACCGCCGCATCGCCCCCGACGCCTACCTCGGGGTGGCGGACGTGACCGGGCCCGACGCGCAACCCTGCGACCACCTGGTGGTGATGGCCCGCATGCCTGCCGAGCGGCGCCTGGCCCGCCTGGTGCGGGACCGGTCCTCCGAGCTGCCCGCTGAACTCGAGGCTGTCGCCGCCGCCGTGGCACGCTTCCACGAACGAGCGGCACGCGGCCCGGAGATCGACGCCGCCGCCACGCCCGAGGCGATCCGTGGCCTTTGGGATCGGAACCTCTCGGAGCTGAGCGACGCGGCCTCCGGGATCCTCGACGAGCTGGCGGTGGCACGGGCCGGTGAGCTGGGGGATGCGTTCATCGCCGGGCGGGCGGCGCTCTTCCACGAGCGCATCGACGCGGGCCAGGTCTGCGACGGCCACGGTGACCTGCAAGCCGATGACATCTTCTGCCTGCCCGAGGGCCCGCAGATCCTCGACTGCATCGACTTCGACGACACCCTCCGCTACGGCGACGTGGCCCTCGACGTCGCCTTCCTCGCCATGGACCTCGAACGGCTCGGGGCTCCCGCAGACGCGCAGGCGTTCCTCCGCGCCTACGAGCAGCAGGCGGCCACAGAACTGCCACGCCCGCTCCTCCACCTGTACATCGCCCACCGGGCGCTGGTGCGGGCCAAGATCCACTGCCTGCGCGCCCGGGAGGGACTCGACGACACCAGCGCCGCCCAGGCGGCCATGCTCGTCGAGCTCGCCACCCGCCACCTCGAGCGGGCCACGGTGCGCCTGATCCTGGTGGGTGGGCTGCCCGGCACCGGCAAGACCACCGTCGCCGAGGCGCTGGGACGCGAGCTCGAAGCACAGGTCATCAGCTCGGACGCGATCCGCAAGACCGGCGCCGGCATCCCACCCGGCGAGCATCGCGAAGAGCCCTTCGAAGCGGGGCTCTACGCTCCCAGCATCACCGACGCCACCTACCAGCGCCTCGTGGAGCTGGCTCGCCGCGAGCTGGAGCGCGGTCGCTCGGTGGTGCTCGACGCGTCGTGGCGATCTGGCGCGCACCGGGCGCTGGCCCGAGCAGCGGCGCGGGACACGACCAGCAAGTTGCACGAGCTGCACTGCACCAGCCCCACCGAGGTCGCCGCGGCCCGCATCACCACCCGGCTGGCGGCGGGCTCGGGGGTGTCCGACGCTACCCCCGCGATCGCCCACCGGATGGCCGAGGTCTTCGACGACTGGCCGGAAGCCGATCACCTGGACACCAGCGCGCCGCTCGAGGTGACGCTACGCAGCGCGATCGACCTCCTGGGGTGA
- a CDS encoding cation-translocating P-type ATPase — protein sequence MASRGLSGEEAARRRREVGPNVLPAPAKEPAWRRLAGEMVHFFALLFWVAGGLAFVAGLPQLGIAVFVVIILNGVFAFVQEERSARAAERLRDLLPRRATVVRDGQVVSIPADELVPGDLVRLEGGDRISADLRLEAVHGLAVDTSTLTGESVPARPAVGETVFAGYFVVEGEADATVVETGARTRLAAIAALTPSGRGGPSPLRLELDRVSRSIALIAVGVGTAFFLVALVVGMPATDGFLFAVGVTVAVVPEGLLPTVTLSLAMGGQRMAERHALVRHLEAVETLGSTTFICTDKTGTLTRNEMVVVDVWMPAGRAAIDGSGYRPEASVTCTPPEAAASLEEVARVGARCSSGQAVEVDGRWVARGDPMEAALDALARRVGLDLAADERRAPVVARFPFDPRRRRMSVVAGGQLLVKGAPDTVLPRCGEVPGAATALDEMAHRGLRVLAVARRRLSGGTIPATADDAEVDLELLGLVGLEDPPRDGAAAALAACRRAGVKVAMVTGDHPGTARAIAAEVGLLAADGRVVTGADLPPDDQALGDLIDHDGIVIARVSPEDKLRIARVLRGRGHVVAMTGDGVNDAPALREAAIGVAMGRSGTDVAREAADLVLLDDDFATIVEAVRQGRATFANIRRFLTYHLTDNVAELTPFVVWALSGGRFPLALGVLQVLALDIGTDVFPALALGGERPAAHVLDQPPVRGHLLDRSLLTRAFGVLGPTEAVVEMAAFLAVIASSGWSPGEAFPSGGVLLAASGAAFMAVVLGQVANAFACRSTGRFAWQLGWGTNRLLVWAVVAELGLLGVFLLFRPLAELLGQSPPGVLGAAVAALAVPAVLGADTVHKAVRTRLQQRRATRR from the coding sequence ATGGCGAGCCGGGGGCTGAGCGGCGAGGAGGCCGCGCGCCGCCGGCGTGAGGTCGGGCCGAACGTGCTCCCGGCGCCGGCGAAGGAACCGGCTTGGCGGCGGTTGGCGGGGGAGATGGTCCACTTCTTCGCACTGCTGTTCTGGGTGGCGGGCGGACTGGCGTTCGTGGCAGGGCTCCCGCAGCTCGGGATCGCGGTGTTCGTCGTGATCATCCTCAACGGGGTGTTCGCCTTCGTGCAGGAGGAGCGTTCCGCGCGCGCCGCCGAGCGATTGCGGGACCTGCTGCCTAGGCGCGCCACGGTGGTGCGCGACGGCCAGGTGGTGTCGATCCCGGCAGACGAGTTGGTGCCTGGTGACCTGGTGCGGCTCGAGGGCGGCGATCGGATCTCCGCCGACCTGCGACTCGAGGCCGTGCACGGCCTCGCGGTCGACACCTCGACCCTCACGGGCGAGAGCGTGCCCGCTCGCCCCGCGGTGGGGGAGACGGTGTTCGCGGGGTACTTCGTGGTGGAGGGCGAGGCGGACGCGACGGTCGTCGAGACCGGGGCGCGGACCCGACTGGCGGCGATCGCCGCGCTGACCCCGAGCGGGCGCGGCGGGCCGAGCCCGCTGCGCCTGGAGCTCGATCGGGTGTCGCGGTCGATCGCGCTGATCGCAGTCGGGGTGGGAACCGCGTTCTTCCTGGTGGCCCTGGTGGTGGGCATGCCCGCCACCGACGGGTTCCTCTTCGCCGTGGGTGTCACCGTCGCGGTGGTGCCCGAAGGGCTGCTACCGACGGTCACCCTGTCGCTGGCCATGGGTGGTCAGCGGATGGCAGAGCGCCACGCGCTGGTCCGGCACCTGGAAGCGGTCGAGACCCTGGGATCGACGACGTTCATCTGCACCGACAAGACCGGCACGCTCACCCGCAACGAGATGGTGGTCGTCGACGTGTGGATGCCGGCCGGGCGGGCGGCGATCGACGGGTCGGGCTACAGGCCCGAGGCGTCGGTGACGTGCACCCCGCCCGAGGCGGCGGCGAGCCTCGAGGAAGTGGCGCGGGTGGGGGCCCGATGTTCGAGCGGCCAGGCGGTAGAGGTCGACGGCCGCTGGGTGGCTCGGGGCGATCCGATGGAAGCCGCGCTGGACGCCCTCGCTCGGCGGGTCGGGCTCGACCTGGCAGCCGACGAGCGTCGAGCTCCGGTCGTCGCCCGCTTCCCGTTCGATCCTCGCCGGCGGCGGATGTCGGTGGTCGCCGGCGGGCAACTCCTGGTGAAGGGCGCGCCGGATACCGTGCTGCCGCGCTGCGGCGAGGTCCCCGGCGCGGCGACCGCGCTGGACGAGATGGCGCATCGGGGGCTGCGGGTGTTGGCCGTGGCCCGGCGCCGGCTCTCGGGGGGCACGATCCCGGCGACGGCCGATGACGCCGAGGTCGACCTCGAGCTGCTGGGGCTGGTGGGCCTCGAGGACCCGCCCCGGGACGGCGCGGCGGCCGCGCTGGCGGCCTGCCGCCGGGCGGGGGTCAAGGTGGCCATGGTCACCGGTGATCATCCTGGCACCGCCCGGGCGATCGCGGCCGAGGTCGGCTTGTTGGCCGCCGATGGCCGGGTCGTCACCGGGGCGGACCTGCCTCCTGACGACCAGGCGCTCGGCGACCTCATCGATCATGACGGGATCGTGATCGCCCGGGTGTCACCTGAGGACAAGCTGCGGATCGCTCGGGTGCTGCGCGGGCGCGGTCACGTGGTGGCGATGACTGGTGACGGGGTGAACGACGCTCCGGCGTTGCGCGAGGCGGCGATCGGGGTGGCGATGGGTCGCTCGGGGACGGACGTGGCTCGCGAGGCAGCCGATCTGGTGCTCCTCGACGACGACTTCGCCACCATCGTGGAAGCGGTCCGCCAGGGCCGGGCGACGTTCGCGAACATCCGGCGGTTCCTCACCTACCACCTCACCGACAACGTGGCCGAGCTCACCCCGTTCGTGGTGTGGGCCCTGTCCGGGGGACGCTTCCCGCTGGCCCTCGGGGTGCTGCAGGTGCTGGCGCTCGACATCGGCACCGACGTGTTCCCCGCGCTGGCCCTGGGTGGGGAGCGTCCCGCAGCCCACGTGCTCGACCAGCCACCGGTGCGGGGCCACCTGCTCGACCGGTCGCTGCTCACCCGGGCGTTCGGGGTACTGGGCCCGACCGAGGCGGTGGTGGAGATGGCGGCGTTCCTCGCGGTGATCGCGTCGTCGGGCTGGTCTCCCGGTGAGGCCTTCCCCAGCGGTGGGGTGCTGCTGGCTGCGTCGGGGGCTGCGTTCATGGCGGTGGTCCTGGGGCAGGTGGCCAACGCCTTCGCCTGCCGCAGCACCGGCCGGTTCGCCTGGCAGCTCGGTTGGGGGACGAACCGGTTGCTGGTGTGGGCGGTGGTAGCCGAGCTGGGATTGCTCGGGGTGTTCCTGCTGTTCAGGCCGCTGGCGGAGCTGCTCGGTCAGTCGCCACCCGGCGTGCTCGGCGCCGCGGTGGCTGCGCTGGCCGTTCCGGCGGTGCTGGGAGCTGACACGGTGCACAAAGCGGTCCGCACCCGCCTCCAGCAGCGCCGCGCCACGCGCCGGTAG
- a CDS encoding inositol monophosphatase family protein yields the protein MRDDLLLELLHATATAIVRALGSVGDWGLAGTRPGQHHSDLAADAAALEVLRAVDGIGVLSEESGLHRGDAELVVVVDPLDGSTNASRGIPWYATSLCAVDGDGPRAAVVVNLVSGERFEALRGGGARRDGELIEPSGAVRLGDAIVGLSGFPPAYLGWRQYRALGAAALDLCAVACGVLDGYVDCSWDSHGPWDYLGGMLVCLEAGAAMADADGRELVVVEHTARRTPVAAATPALLEELVAARRSFEPPGRATA from the coding sequence GTGCGAGACGACCTGCTCCTGGAGCTGCTCCACGCCACGGCCACCGCCATCGTCCGGGCACTGGGCTCGGTCGGGGACTGGGGGCTCGCCGGTACCCGCCCGGGCCAGCACCACAGCGACCTGGCGGCCGACGCGGCGGCCCTGGAGGTCCTTCGCGCCGTGGACGGCATCGGGGTGTTGAGCGAGGAGTCGGGCCTGCACCGCGGCGACGCCGAGCTTGTCGTGGTGGTCGATCCGCTGGACGGGTCGACGAACGCGTCGCGGGGGATCCCGTGGTACGCGACGAGTCTGTGCGCGGTCGACGGGGACGGGCCCCGGGCGGCGGTGGTGGTCAACCTGGTGAGCGGTGAGCGGTTCGAGGCGCTGCGCGGCGGCGGGGCCCGGCGTGACGGCGAGCTCATCGAGCCGAGCGGGGCGGTGCGCCTGGGGGATGCCATCGTCGGGTTGTCGGGGTTCCCGCCCGCCTACCTGGGGTGGCGGCAGTACCGGGCGCTGGGCGCGGCGGCGCTGGATCTGTGCGCGGTGGCCTGCGGGGTGCTCGACGGGTACGTCGACTGCAGCTGGGATTCGCACGGCCCGTGGGACTACCTGGGCGGGATGCTCGTTTGCCTGGAGGCCGGCGCGGCGATGGCCGACGCGGATGGCCGGGAGCTGGTCGTGGTCGAGCACACCGCCCGCCGCACCCCAGTGGCCGCGGCCACACCCGCGCTGCTGGAGGAGCTGGTCGCGGCCCGACGCTCCTTCGAGCCGCCGGGCCGGGCCACGGCCTGA
- a CDS encoding NUDIX hydrolase: MRERLYRWFLRAWRHVPRGARRRLVRALSPSFTVGSICVIERPDGAVLLVKHIYRSDWGIPGGLLKRGEEPADAARREVAEEVGLAIELVGEPAVVVEPRLQRVDLVFRARPRLLAELESVRPRSAEIEQVRWFAPGELPRLQPETATALVALARAAAQGRAASSSLLED, translated from the coding sequence GTGCGCGAGCGGCTGTACCGGTGGTTCCTTCGAGCGTGGCGTCACGTGCCCCGGGGGGCGCGCCGGCGGCTGGTGCGGGCACTGTCGCCGTCGTTCACGGTGGGCTCGATCTGTGTGATCGAGCGGCCGGACGGCGCGGTCCTGCTGGTGAAGCACATCTACCGCAGCGACTGGGGCATCCCCGGTGGATTGCTGAAGCGGGGGGAAGAGCCTGCGGATGCCGCCCGACGGGAGGTCGCCGAGGAGGTGGGGCTGGCGATCGAGCTGGTCGGCGAGCCGGCGGTGGTGGTCGAGCCGCGCTTGCAGCGGGTCGATCTGGTGTTCCGAGCCCGCCCTCGGTTGCTGGCGGAGCTGGAGTCGGTGCGGCCGCGATCGGCCGAGATCGAGCAGGTCCGCTGGTTCGCGCCGGGCGAGCTGCCCCGCCTGCAGCCGGAGACCGCCACCGCGCTGGTGGCGCTGGCCCGGGCAGCTGCCCAGGGGAGGGCCGCATCGTCGTCGCTGCTCGAGGACTGA